aaaatgaTAATTATTATTTTACTGAAAGTACGTATACTTAAAAAGTCCCACTTTGATTTTCTTGCCAAACTACTAAAAATCTCagatctccaaaaaaaaaaaaaaaaaaaacctggacTTCAAGAATATTTGTTTATAGGTGCAGCGTGGGTCCACACTACCCCGTAGACCCTTGATGTTGGGGTCTTTAATGCTGGTTTTGAATATCCTATTTTATTTCTAGTCGTGCAaccttctttcttcttcatcatcTCTCTTTCTTGTCAGAAACCCAAATAATTGAGAAAGAAATTAGATCCAAAGAATGAGTCTTTCTACAGCAATTACAACTTGGGGTCACACCCATTATTCCCTTTTTGACGTTGGAAATAACGGCAGATCCAAATTTTACTCTCACAGATTCTTGCCTCATCAGAAAGTCAAATTCTCCAAGAACCCTTTTCTTTCTGTCTCAGCTATCCTTACAAAACAACAAACTGATGCAACAAAAGAGGAAACCAAGAAACAAGCAATGGAGTTCAAAGAATACGTTCTTGAAAAGGCTAATCTTGTCAACAAAGCTTTGGAAAAAGCAGTTTTGCTTAAAGAGCCAATCAAGATTCATGAATCTATGAGGTATTCTCTTCTTGCTGGTGGAAAAAGAATCAGACCCATGTTGTGTATAGCTGCTTGTGAGCTTGTTGGTGGTGAAGAGTCCACAGCTATGCCAGCTGCTTGTGCTGTTGAGATGATTCACACTATGTCTTTAATTCATGATGATCTTCCTTGTATGGATAATGATGATTTTAGAAGAGGGAAACCTACAAATCACAAGATTTATGGTGAGGATGTTGCTGTTTTAGCAGGGGATGCACTACTTGCATTTGCCTTTGAACACATTGCTACTCAAACAAAAGGGGTTCCTTCTGATAGAGTTGTGAGGGTAATTGGTGAGTTAGCTAAGTGTATTGGTGCTGAGGGATTAGTAGCTGGGCAAGTTGTAGATATAACATCTGAGGGTATTACTGATGTTGATTTGAAGCATTTAGAGTTCATTCATTTGCACAAGACTGCAGCTTTATTAGAAGGGTCAGTAGTGTTAGGGGCTATATTAGGAGGGGCAAAAGATGAAGATGTGGAGAAGTTACGGAAGTTTGCAAGATGTATTGGGTTGTTATTTCAAGTTGTGGATGATATTCTTGATGTCACAAAGTCTTCTCTGGAGTTGGGGAAAACAGCAGGGAAGGATTTAGTTGCTGATAAAGTGACTTATCCTAAACTGATTGGTATTGAGAAGTCTAGGGAGTTTGCTGAGGAGTTAAACAAAGATGCAAAAGCTCAGCTTACTGGATTTGATCAAGAGAAAGCAGCTCCATTGATTGCTCTTGCTAATTATATTGCTTATAGAGAGAATTAAATTGTAACAACAGGATTCTCTGTGATTCCTGATATTACTAAACAATGAAAATATGAATTTATGGTCAATCAATTTGTACATTTGAAGATTTAGAAGTTAGTACAAGGAGACGATATGAGTCTGTAAAGATTCAAACTTCTAATATCTTGAATGAAATAATGGTGAAAATAGTATCTCCTGCGCTCttcaatttgaatagaagaaaatgattttttcaaatctcttatgtatttttttcagatctcttatgtgtaaaaaatgaagatctcttTTAAAAAAGATAATAAAACTAAATAAAGTTTATAAAGGGTCAAAAATCCAATTCTCCCTAAATAAGGGCCAATAGACATTTCTAATCACCTTCACCTTAAGAATGTCAATTTTTTTTCAGTTGATGTCTGGGATATAAATCTTTATTCAGATCATTACTTTGTCCATTGGTTGTTAACTCTATTTCTTGCTTTGATATAAGGTCTTATAAAGCACTTTTTTTTCTactatttctttcttttggctGTTGCTGCACTTCTATGGCTGAGATATTGCAGCACTTCTATGACCTGAGATATACTCATTTTTTGAGTCCAAAGAGGACCTGTAATTTGTCAGTAAAGATTCTTCATTCAAATATTTCTGCATTTTTGTCATATATTGGGTGCTTTGTCAACTTCACCTACTTCATTCAAACTTGAACTTTTATAACTTATTGCTAAATAATTTTAACTTACTTTCCAATTGGATCTGCCTGTTAAATTTTCTTTCGTGGCTTTCACTTCAGAAAACAATTTCCTTGGACTCCTGCGAGTGAGATTATCAAGTAGTTAAATCTTCCAATCATCCTGTAAAGGTAAGAACAGAATACCATATAACTCATTTATAGCAGGGTCCCATAAATTGGCATTGTGGTCCCAGTCTTTATATCTGAAACTCATCTCATTAATAATACAAAATTAGGCCAAAGTAGCTTCTACCATGCTGCTTTGGCTTGAATGCTTGTTCCTCAGTAAATCCATCATATTTACAGTAAGTTAAATAGTAATTCACCAGATCAGTGAAAAAGTTAAGCCGAGTTCTCAAGTTTAGAGTCATGTCTATGCTAATAGGTGTAATCCACAATCTTGCAAGAGGTACTCCAAATAGATCCAGATCTGCAGGAACAAAGTTGCTTCTTTCTTCAGAGGAAACACCAAAAGCTCTATTGTTCCTCCCAAAAGAAAGAACCTTTTGTAATAGCAAAGATGTTTCCAAGAATGAGGCTGAAGTTATCAAACATGAAAACACATTCAGACAAGCTGGTGTATTTGATTTCAAAAGTTACATGCTTCCAAAGATCAAGTCTGTCAATAAAGCCTTAGATGCTGCTGTCCCAATCAGAGAACCAATCAAGTTCCATGAAGCAATGAGATATTCGCTCCTTTCTGAAGGTAAGCGGGTTTGTCCTGTACTCTGCATAGCCACCTGTGAGCTTGTTGGTGGCCAAGAATCAACAGCAATGCCTGCTGCTTGCGGAATGGAAATGATACATGCTATGTGTATGATGCACGACGACCTTCCGTGCATGGACAACGATGATCTCCGTCGAGGAAAGTTGTCACATCACAAGGTTTATGGCGAAAATGTCACTGTTCTAGCTGGTTATTCCCTTGTTGCCTTAGCATTTGAGCATATGGCAATAGCCACTAAAGGGGTCCACCCGAAAACAATGGTTCGTGCTGTTGGAGAACTAGCAAGATTGATAGGACCAGAGGGGGCGACAGCTGGCCAGGTGGTTGACTTGCTGTGTGGAGGTAAATCGGGTACCAGATTAGAAGAGCTCGAGTATATTCATCGTCACAAGACAGCGGACTTTGCAGAGGCAGCGTCCATTGTAGGAGCAATTCTTGGTGGTGCTTCCGAGGATGAGATTAATAGACTTAGGAAATTCTCCCAGTGTATTGGGCTGCTGTTTCAGGTTGTGGATGACATTCTTGATGTGACTAAATCCTCTGAGCAATTAGGAAAGACAGCAGGGAAGGATTTGTTGGCTAACAAGTTGACGTACCCGAAGATGATTGGCATTGACATGTCTAAAAAATATGCTCAAAAACTTAGCAAGGAGGCTAAGGAGCAGCTTGTTGGTTTTGATCCAGAAAAGGCAGCTCCACTACTTTCTATGGCAGATTTCGTTCTTCATCGGCAAAAATGATCTCCTTAGGATGATTATACCTGTACTATTTAACATTAGTTGTGCGCATTTATGTAAGGACATAGGAGGGAGTGAAGCTATTCCAGTTCCTTGAGATATATCAGGAAATATGGTTGCTGCTTAATTTCTCCATCAGAAACTGACCCTTGTAATGTCCAATAGGACAATGTACTCACTCGTTAATTCATATGTTAAAGGTCACCTGATTGCTGAAATCTGCTTGACCTCTTTGCCAAACTTACATTGAAGATGCTTAAAGCATATTGCTTGAAGATAGTAACCTAAGAAAATACTATAGGTTCTTATACATTATGGTTACTCCCAAATAAATCGCCAGAGCAATACATTTTTTTATTATAACTAGTCTGGAACATGCTCTGGTTTTTCATGGAGTGGCAAACTTTACTCTGTGTTAACTAGAAATATTGATATAAAGCAACTTTTTGCAAGCACTTAAGATCCAGAAAAGGCTTGAGGGGGGAGACCAAAAGAGTGATGGACTAGTGAAATTTTGTATAGACAGTAAGGCAGCATTAGAGGCGCGGATGCAAAAAAATCTCCTTTGAATAAAATTGATGAGGATAAAAATCCCATATATCGCACAGTCAATGGTTTTTGAAATGGAAAACCAAGTCATAAAAAGGGTTCAGAGAGGAAGTTAGTTGTGGCTGCTTTATTCCTGCTTATGGTTATGGATATTAGGTTTGGTGAATGTCTTTTTATGTTTATGGGCAATCAATGGAAAAGGAAAAGCTTTAAAAAACAAAAGGATACGCTGTTGCCGCGGATTGAACCCGGGTGACAGGCGGGAATACTCACCACTATACTACAACGACTGCTTGTTGGTTCTCTAGAGTCTAGAGTAGCTCCATATACTATGATTTAGATTTTACTTCACTGACTACTCCCTGTTGAAACGTGAAATGCAATACATTTTCACTAGCATAATCAACAACTACAAGTCTGCTACATAGCTTTGCTTTTCCACTAGAGTGGCAAATGTGTTATGCTAACTAGAAATGTAATACATAGAGAATAAAATTGATGGAGGATAAAAAGTCCATCACACAAAATCAATGGTGTTTACCAGCTAGTGGGGCAAAAAAAACCAGGTCCCAAGTTCACAAAATCAATGTCATGGTTTTGTACCACTGGTTATGAGACGCAAATCAAGTTCAAGAATAGTATTCCTAAACAAAACAAGAGAATTCGAGGAGAAAAGGCAATCCCAAGGAAAAAAATATACTTCAAGCAAAAAAATGCACGCCGTTGCCGGGGATCGAACCCGGGTCACCCGCGTGACAGGCGGGAATACTTACCACTATACTACAACGACTGCTTGTTGGTGTTCTAGAACGGCTTAATTACTTATCGTACTAAATTCATTATGTTAATCCTCAGATTCAAACTCCTTTTTTCATTCTAACTTACTATATTTTTTCCCACACATAAAGTCGTATGGTTACTTGGTTATATTGTAACTGGGGGATGGAAGCCCAATGTAAAAAATTATAGAAGAATTTGCTGCAGAGTAATATTTTAAAAATCTTCTAATTTAAAATTGCTTGTAATCAGTAAATTTATCATTGATAATTAAGTTAATAACAATTATTTAAAGCTTATGTCTCTATAAATTTTATacagtatatataaatataatgcatGTTTAATTTTTACAGTCTTTTGTCACCTAAAACCATACTAATAAATAGGGATGATAATACAAAGAgaaaataatgtcatataaaCCTCAAATTGCTGCCTATGTTAAAAAGCCAAGCCTGCAATTTTCAGTTGGCACAGAAGTCTCTTTGAGACGATATATTCCTACATTTCTAATTTGACATAAAAGAAAGCCCTgaagaaatattatttttttcgGTTTGCTAGTTCTTTCTTTGGCATTGAAATCTCTAGTGCAGAGATGCAATTATGTTAGTACATTGCGACATTAATCACTAGCTATAACGGAATACTTTTTTGTTTACTACTCTCTTTCTTTAGCAGGTTGCACCAgagatcagctcttagcccatttttattttccttggtgatggatggattgacgcggcaaattcaaggtgaggtgtcatggtatgttattcgcggatgacatagtcctgattgacgagactcgcaacggagttaacgctaagctgaaggtttggagacaaactctagagtctaaagggttcaagttgagtaggaccaagacagagtacttagagtgcaagttcaaCGATATAGTGtatgaggctgacgtggaagtgaagcttggcacccaggtcatacagaagatagatagtttcaagtatcttgggtctattatacaaggaaatggggagattgatgatgacgtcacacactgTATTgatgcagggtggatgaaatagaggcttGACTCCGGAGTGTTATGCAACAAGAAGGTGTCACCAAAACTcgaaggcaagttctacaaagtggtggttaggccgactatgttgtatggggcggagtgttggccagtcaagaaatctcacgttcagaagataaACGTGgcagaaatgagaatgctgcgatggatgtgtgggaacactaggagcgataggattaggaatgaagttatcCGAGACAAGGTAGGAGTAgcctcggtggaggacaagatgcgggaagcgaggctcagatggtttgggcatgtgatgcggagagacacaaatgccccagtgcgaatgtgcgagaggctggctatagacggtttcagaagaggtagaggtaggccgaagaagtatcgggagaggtgattagacaggacatggcgtatctccagcttaccgaggacttgaccttagataggagggtatggaggactcagatcagggtagaaggctagtaggtagtcgcgtttatcctttcttgcaAGTAGTTGCATTGATTTCTTGtcccttgatttctgcgagtatctgtttaCACAGAATGATTTATCATGGCTTATTCACTTTCTTTGTTTctattttcataattgctttgaattgtttACTCATATCTAACATTTCCTGTGCTTtttcttgagtcgagggtcttccggaaactgcctccctacctaaggtaggggtaagatctgcgtacaatctaccctccccataccccacattgtgggactcactgggtatgttgttgttgttgttgtactctcTTTCtttagcattttttttttattttataatctCTGCCAAACACAATATATTAGAGGAGCATCGAAGTAATGATAAAACTGTCCTAGTGTAATATACGTTACATGTTCGAACCGTGGAATCACCTTGTATTAGTGTAGGTTGCTTGCCTCACACTATTTTGAAGTGCGGCCCTTTTTCAAACTTTGCGTGAACACGAAATACTTTGCATACCGTATTTTTGTTTTATTATAAGATAGAGacaaattaaaaatttaaacttTATAAGATTAGCCCTTAAACTTTTTAGCGCTAAACTTAGTGAGTTCTGAAAATAtaggttcaaaatataatttgatAAACTGTTGTTTCTCGTAATTCTACTATCGTATTACTTTGTTATAGTTACTGTTtccttttttgtttctttttcccgaactcaggggcggagctacaccCATCTAAGGGTGGTCAGatgaacacccttcgtcggaaaaaaaaattcgggtatATAGATTAAATATAGATAGTTTTGGATATATACTAACTGCTGAACACCCTTGGCAAAGAAGAGGAAGATAGTTCAGCGGCCAAGGGTGTGCAAACTGTCCTTAAAGGAGCGGGTTCGAACCCGAGCTCCTGCATTTTACTTACTTTTTTTCTGTTTAGACTTTGCCTGGCCGGCCTAAAAGTATGAACACCCTTAACGAAAAttttggctccgccactgccCGAACTGCTTTCATTTACTTGCATTGACCCGAGAGTGTATCGGAAATAACCTCTCTATCTCACAAGATAGGGGTAAGGATAATGTGTGCGTGCACTTTATCCTCTCAGACCCACCtactatattgttgttgttgttgttctagtGTTTTTCACATGTATATATTCACATTATGTAACATAATTATAAATATCGGGTTTGGTTTAACTGGCTAGCAAGATTTATTGAAAATCCTCAACATTAGACCTTTATCAAACTCATTAATTACATGTCCCTAAAAGACTCACGGGGTCCGTTCATCCAAATAACTCATACTCATGttcaggggcggatctacgtgTTGTCGAGGGTGTTCGGCAAAACATTACAGTGTATATATGATAAATTTTttgtgtttatgtgcatatattaacttttaaaCACTCTCGATaaaaaattatagtgtatattttttttattttttttaaataccctgaatgaaaatccttgATCCGCCACCGCTCCTGTTGCCATTAAGCGGGGATGATCTCTTAGAAATTTGCAGAAGATTACGAGACGATAGAGTATCCTTACTTCCAATAATACACTGTACATAAGCAGGCCTTACTGAGCTGTCTTTTCCACCACAATTCTGAAGACTTTGTCTGCCATGCTCAGTTCCCTCTTTCACCTTTAATTACTCTCTCTGTTTTACCCCTCTAGCATCTCTTCCACTCTGCCTAAATTAGGCTTCAATTGACTGCCCAAAACAGTTCAATTTTAATCCCACTCTCCTTTTCATACCCTACATAAACACTCTACTAGCTACACTGTAAAATTGCAGTGAACAGCCAAAACAGCACCTATACTTTTTTACAACCTAAAACCAAATACTAGTACTAGTACTAATGTGAAGATATTATTATGGCATATCGGAGATGAAGGAGCGTCAAAGGTGGAGGCCAGAAGAAGATGCATTATTAAGAGCTTATGTAAAGCAATATGGACCTAAAGAATGGAATCTCATATCTAAACGCATGGGTAAAACACTTGACAGAGACCCAAAATCTTGTCTTGAACGTTGGAAAAACTACTTGAAACCTGGAATAAAGAAAGGATCTTTAACCCCAGAAGAACAAAATCTTGTTATCTCACTTCAAGCAAAGTATGGCAACAAGTGGAAGAAAATAGCTAATGAAGTACCGGGTCGTACTGCTAAAAGATTAGGAAAATGGTGGGAAGTTTTCAAAGAAaaacaacttaagaaatcacaaCAACGTCAAGAATACATTGAGTCACCTGCTATTTCAGCTGTTTCTGGTTGTGGGTCACCGGAAGGAGCAGTTTCCGGTAAGTATGATCATATATTAGACACTTTTGCTGAGAAGTACGTACAACCAAAGTTATTTGCTTTTCAACCCCATTTACCTTTGCCAAATATCATGCCAAATCTTGAACCGCCACCTGTTCTTTCTTTAAACCCGGTTTGTATGACTGAACCGGTTAATTCCACTACCATTCCACCGTGGATGAACTCAGCAGCATCTTCTTCATCAACCCCATCTGTTAGTCTCACACTTACACCTTCTGAACCGGCTTTGCATGTGCATGAACCGGTTCACCCGGATTTGGGTTTGACAGGCCGGTTCTATCCGGTTCAGCAACTTGGTACTTTAGTTCAGTACTGTAAAGAACTGGAAGAAGGAAGACAGAACTGGTTACAACATAAAAAAGAGGCAACTTGGAGGCTGAACCGGCTAGAGCAGCAATTAGAGTCAGAGAAGGCTAGAAGAAGAAGGGAGAAAATGGAGGAAATAGAAGCAAAGATGAGGTGTTTACATGAAGAGGAAATGGCTTTTCTTGGAAGGGTAGAGAGGGAATATAGAGATCAACTTAGTGCATTACAGAGAGATGCTGAGGCTAAAGAAGCAAAGTTAATGGAAGCTTGGAGTAGTAAGCAAATGAAGTTGGCTAAACTTATTGAAAAAACTGGATTTCATTGTCATGATGGTGGGGTTGGAAATGTTGTATCCATAGATCAGCATTAGTGATGTCTGGCTCTTTAGAAACTATTGTTGTTGCTAGTATCAAATTAGTTTTCAGGGTTGTGGCTTTTTCATGTTCTCAAAGTAGTGATCCTAGATCTGATTCTGTAGATCAAGTATGCATAGATAAAACTTGTTTATTTAGTCATTTCCAAGAATTTCCTTGGTCAAACCCATATATTCCTCTAACAATTTTATATCTGTTCACGAATTGCAAGAACTAGTTGAAGTTCTATTTTGGTTGTTTATTGGCTTGTTTTAGTTAGCATGTTTTCTACCTACAAGCCAAAGTAATTAAGTTGTGCATTTGCAGTGGTTTCTATGACCACATTAGTGATCATATATGATGCTCTTGTGCTTATATTGCTTGGTGATTTACACTATTTCTTTAGGAAAGAGAAAGACTGAATGATCGGAACAAGCAAGTTTTTCTTAATGTTTGGACCAATAAAGTATTGTCCTCAGACTTGAAACGTGGCGTAATTTCTGAGAGATCACAAAGAGTCAACTCTTCATAGTTCACATGCTAACAGTTTGATTAATTCAAACTAAGTATATGAGAGTATATAATTATATAAACTTCAAGAAGGCCTTGCTCCAACCTGGAATCTGGTTGTCATGTTACCATGCCTTTCTCGTAACGCATTTTTAATCTATTCCTTCTTCATTTGCAAGCTCTGAATACATCCTTTGACAAACTTTTGGCAACCAAAAAGTGTTATTCAATGGAATTCCTCTTTATAGTTTTCCTTGTTGCTAACAGTCTTCTCTTTTCTTGTCTTTTATACTATctccttaaaaaaaaaagcagCCACCTTTAAGACAAG
Above is a genomic segment from Lycium barbarum isolate Lr01 chromosome 12, ASM1917538v2, whole genome shotgun sequence containing:
- the LOC132623843 gene encoding protein rough sheath 2 homolog, producing the protein MKERQRWRPEEDALLRAYVKQYGPKEWNLISKRMGKTLDRDPKSCLERWKNYLKPGIKKGSLTPEEQNLVISLQAKYGNKWKKIANEVPGRTAKRLGKWWEVFKEKQLKKSQQRQEYIESPAISAVSGCGSPEGAVSGKYDHILDTFAEKYVQPKLFAFQPHLPLPNIMPNLEPPPVLSLNPVCMTEPVNSTTIPPWMNSAASSSSTPSVSLTLTPSEPALHVHEPVHPDLGLTGRFYPVQQLGTLVQYCKELEEGRQNWLQHKKEATWRLNRLEQQLESEKARRRREKMEEIEAKMRCLHEEEMAFLGRVEREYRDQLSALQRDAEAKEAKLMEAWSSKQMKLAKLIEKTGFHCHDGGVGNVVSIDQH
- the LOC132621659 gene encoding geranylgeranyl pyrophosphate synthase, chloroplastic-like, producing the protein MSMLIGVIHNLARGTPNRSRSAGTKLLLSSEETPKALLFLPKERTFCNSKDVSKNEAEVIKHENTFRQAGVFDFKSYMLPKIKSVNKALDAAVPIREPIKFHEAMRYSLLSEGKRVCPVLCIATCELVGGQESTAMPAACGMEMIHAMCMMHDDLPCMDNDDLRRGKLSHHKVYGENVTVLAGYSLVALAFEHMAIATKGVHPKTMVRAVGELARLIGPEGATAGQVVDLLCGGKSGTRLEELEYIHRHKTADFAEAASIVGAILGGASEDEINRLRKFSQCIGLLFQVVDDILDVTKSSEQLGKTAGKDLLANKLTYPKMIGIDMSKKYAQKLSKEAKEQLVGFDPEKAAPLLSMADFVLHRQK
- the LOC132621662 gene encoding geranylgeranyl pyrophosphate synthase, chloroplastic-like, with protein sequence MSLSTAITTWGHTHYSLFDVGNNGRSKFYSHRFLPHQKVKFSKNPFLSVSAILTKQQTDATKEETKKQAMEFKEYVLEKANLVNKALEKAVLLKEPIKIHESMRYSLLAGGKRIRPMLCIAACELVGGEESTAMPAACAVEMIHTMSLIHDDLPCMDNDDFRRGKPTNHKIYGEDVAVLAGDALLAFAFEHIATQTKGVPSDRVVRVIGELAKCIGAEGLVAGQVVDITSEGITDVDLKHLEFIHLHKTAALLEGSVVLGAILGGAKDEDVEKLRKFARCIGLLFQVVDDILDVTKSSLELGKTAGKDLVADKVTYPKLIGIEKSREFAEELNKDAKAQLTGFDQEKAAPLIALANYIAYREN